The following coding sequences lie in one Peribacillus frigoritolerans genomic window:
- a CDS encoding protoporphyrinogen oxidase — MKTVVVVGGGITGLSTMYYLQKTVKARSLSVRLILIEGNEELGGKIRTVHEGPFKIEAGADSIVARKQNIQPFLKELNLEDQVVYNATGKSFIHTDGMLKGIPEEALFGIPMSLESLAKSDLVSAQGKVDALKDFYTKNETFTKNDSIGLFLESFLGKELVQKQISPVLSGVYSGKLNELTIAKTLPEMLDYKNQYGSIIRGLSENKHKYQSKGNKKFLSFKNGLSTLVERIEESLDMVEILKGVRVAEIGRNDEGYIISLANGETLETDFIVLSTPHTVAQKLLGDRELDEDFDGLINSSMISVYLGFDIPDSMLPKDGTGFIAGDNSDLICNACTWTSRKWEHTSENSQLLVRLFYKSSSPDYERLRSLTNQELISVALRDIENSLSISGNPITSEVTKWHENMPNYHIKHPQIVQSLEAKISENYPNVLLAGCSYNGVGIPDCIADGEKKAKEICLKL; from the coding sequence ATGAAAACAGTCGTAGTCGTAGGTGGGGGCATTACCGGTTTATCAACCATGTATTATTTACAAAAAACAGTTAAAGCGAGAAGTCTCTCGGTGCGATTGATATTAATAGAAGGAAATGAGGAACTTGGCGGTAAAATAAGGACTGTACACGAAGGTCCTTTTAAAATTGAAGCGGGTGCCGATTCGATTGTCGCCAGGAAACAAAATATACAACCATTTCTTAAGGAATTGAACCTGGAGGATCAAGTTGTCTATAATGCGACGGGAAAGTCATTCATCCATACAGACGGGATGCTGAAGGGAATCCCCGAAGAAGCCCTATTCGGAATACCAATGAGCCTGGAGTCGCTGGCGAAAAGTGATCTGGTTTCTGCCCAAGGGAAGGTCGACGCTTTAAAGGATTTTTATACAAAAAATGAGACCTTTACGAAAAATGACTCTATCGGTTTATTTCTTGAAAGCTTCTTAGGCAAGGAATTGGTGCAAAAGCAGATATCGCCTGTCCTTTCGGGTGTTTACTCAGGAAAATTAAATGAATTGACCATTGCCAAAACACTGCCAGAGATGCTGGATTATAAAAATCAATATGGCAGTATAATACGCGGTCTATCGGAAAATAAGCATAAATACCAAAGCAAGGGAAATAAGAAGTTCCTTTCGTTTAAAAATGGCTTATCAACATTGGTTGAACGAATTGAGGAAAGCCTCGATATGGTCGAGATTTTAAAAGGGGTCCGTGTAGCTGAAATTGGAAGAAATGATGAGGGGTATATCATTTCATTGGCAAACGGTGAAACGCTCGAAACGGACTTTATCGTGTTGAGTACACCGCATACTGTTGCCCAGAAATTATTGGGAGATCGGGAGTTGGATGAGGACTTCGACGGTTTGATCAATAGTTCGATGATTAGCGTTTATCTTGGATTCGATATCCCGGACAGCATGCTTCCTAAAGACGGGACAGGTTTCATTGCAGGTGATAATAGTGATTTGATCTGCAATGCATGTACCTGGACAAGCCGGAAATGGGAGCATACTTCTGAAAACAGTCAGCTTTTGGTAAGGCTTTTTTATAAAAGCTCAAGTCCTGACTATGAACGATTACGGTCACTTACAAACCAGGAATTAATCTCCGTGGCTTTACGCGACATTGAAAACAGTCTAAGTATTTCTGGGAATCCAATTACGAGTGAAGTGACGAAATGGCATGAAAATATGCCAAACTACCATATTAAACATCCTCAAATCGTTCAATCGCTAGAGGCGAAAATCTCCGAGAATTATCCGAATGTTTTACTTGCGGGCTGTTCATACAATGGTGTCGGAATCCCGGACTGTATTGCTGATGGGGAAAAGAAAGCAAAAGAAATATGTCTGAAGTTGTAA
- a CDS encoding peptidylprolyl isomerase has protein sequence MKLLRSTKAYIWAGSILIIAGIMAFAMISSMDKTIASIDGEKINEDELYDALVAGYGADTLDLLITNKLVELEAEKAGIKIKDEEIQKEIDVMVESYGDEKSLKEQLEASGSSMEALKKDIVVYLQTKKLVEPRITVTDEEISTYFEDNKDTFAQAEQVEASHILVEDEKTAKKVAKEIEDGGDFAKLAAEYSTDTETADNGGSLGYFGKGDMVEEFENVAFDLDINKVSDPVKSEYGYHIIKVTGKKEAKKANLEDSKDVIKETLLSERLQEEYPVWLAEVKKDHEITNKLEGSN, from the coding sequence ATGAAACTATTAAGAAGCACGAAGGCATATATTTGGGCAGGGAGCATTTTAATCATTGCCGGGATCATGGCATTTGCGATGATTTCGTCCATGGATAAGACAATTGCGAGTATCGATGGCGAGAAAATCAATGAGGATGAGCTGTATGACGCGCTTGTTGCGGGATACGGAGCAGATACTTTAGACCTGTTAATTACGAATAAATTGGTTGAATTGGAAGCGGAAAAAGCAGGAATTAAAATTAAGGATGAAGAAATCCAGAAAGAAATCGATGTTATGGTAGAGTCCTATGGTGATGAAAAGTCGCTAAAAGAGCAATTGGAAGCAAGCGGTTCTTCAATGGAAGCCTTAAAAAAGGACATCGTGGTTTATCTGCAAACGAAAAAACTGGTAGAACCGAGAATTACCGTGACGGACGAAGAAATCAGTACGTATTTTGAAGATAACAAAGATACATTTGCTCAAGCGGAACAAGTGGAAGCCAGTCATATTTTAGTCGAAGACGAAAAAACGGCTAAAAAGGTTGCGAAAGAAATCGAAGATGGCGGTGATTTCGCTAAATTGGCAGCTGAATATTCCACTGATACCGAAACGGCGGATAACGGTGGAAGCCTAGGGTATTTTGGGAAAGGTGATATGGTGGAAGAGTTTGAAAATGTTGCCTTTGATCTTGATATAAATAAAGTCAGTGATCCAGTTAAATCCGAATATGGGTACCATATCATAAAAGTAACCGGTAAGAAGGAAGCAAAAAAAGCTAATTTAGAAGACAGTAAAGATGTAATTAAAGAAACGCTTCTTTCTGAAAGATTACAAGAGGAATATCCCGTTTGGTTAGCTGAAGTGAAAAAAGACCATGAGATAACGAATAAATTGGAGGGCTCTAACTAA
- a CDS encoding ABC transporter ATP-binding protein — protein sequence MANGNIIRFDQVTKQFDDDTVVLDNVSFEIERGKFYTLLGPSGCGKTTILRLIAGFTEASKGDIYFEGKKINDVPANKRQVNTVFQDYALFPHLNVFENVAFGLRIKKMKNSEVEIKVKEALSFVNLEGYEKREIREMSGGQRQRVAIARAIVNEPEVILLDEPLSALDLKLRTEMQYELRELQQRLGITFIFVTHDQEEALAMSDEIFVLNKGKIQQSGTPTDIYDEPLNRFVADFIGESNIVKGKMIEDYLVEFVGRQFECVDQGLNSNEAVDIVIRPEDLEITSVNRGKLQVRVDSQLFRGVHYEISCYDHDGNEWLVQSTRKVAVGDEIGLYFDPESIHVMRLGETEEEFDKRLEAYHDGESHEE from the coding sequence ATGGCAAACGGGAATATAATACGCTTCGATCAGGTTACGAAGCAATTCGATGATGATACGGTAGTTCTCGATAATGTTAGTTTTGAAATCGAGAGAGGGAAGTTCTATACGCTATTGGGTCCTTCAGGATGCGGGAAGACTACGATCCTTCGTTTGATTGCCGGATTTACGGAAGCCTCCAAAGGTGATATTTACTTTGAAGGAAAAAAGATCAATGATGTGCCAGCCAATAAAAGGCAAGTGAATACGGTATTTCAAGATTATGCACTTTTTCCGCATTTAAATGTGTTTGAAAATGTAGCATTTGGTCTTCGGATCAAAAAAATGAAAAACTCGGAAGTGGAAATAAAGGTGAAGGAAGCCCTCAGCTTTGTTAATTTGGAGGGTTATGAAAAACGGGAGATCAGGGAAATGTCCGGCGGTCAGCGGCAACGGGTGGCGATTGCCAGGGCGATCGTCAATGAACCGGAAGTCATCCTTCTTGATGAACCGCTATCTGCCCTCGATTTGAAATTGCGTACAGAAATGCAATATGAATTGCGGGAGCTGCAACAGAGGCTTGGAATCACGTTTATCTTCGTCACTCATGACCAAGAGGAAGCATTAGCGATGTCAGATGAGATTTTTGTCCTTAACAAAGGGAAAATTCAGCAAAGCGGGACCCCTACGGATATTTATGATGAACCGCTGAATCGATTCGTTGCTGATTTCATCGGCGAGTCCAATATTGTAAAAGGAAAAATGATTGAAGATTACCTCGTTGAATTCGTCGGCAGACAGTTCGAATGTGTTGACCAAGGATTGAACAGTAATGAGGCTGTCGATATTGTCATCCGCCCGGAAGATTTAGAGATTACTTCCGTCAATCGCGGGAAACTGCAAGTTCGTGTGGACTCCCAGCTATTTCGCGGAGTTCATTATGAAATCAGCTGCTATGACCATGATGGGAATGAATGGCTTGTCCAATCAACGAGAAAAGTGGCAGTTGGAGATGAAATAGGTCTGTATTTCGATCCGGAATCTATCCATGTCATGCGATTGGGTGAAACTGAAGAGGAATTCGATAAGCGTCTGGAAGCGTATCATGATGGGGAAAGTCATGAAGAATAA
- a CDS encoding ABC transporter permease: MGYKLSPISKAFLVLIFLILYAPIFFLVFYSFNSGGTMYDFKGFTMEWYKELFQDTRLLIIVLNTLVIALLSALIATIIGVIGAIGIRSFTSSKAKNTVLSLNNVLIVSPDVIIGASFLILFTMAGIKLGFYSVLLSHIAFSIPIVVLLVLPKLQEMSPTLIDAARDLGASRWDVLTKVILPYILPGIFAGFFMALTYSLDDFAVTFFVTGNGFSTLSVEIYSLARRGISLNINALSTLLFVVTLLLVVVYYFITQRVRQTGMGGKR; encoded by the coding sequence TTGGGCTATAAATTATCACCAATATCAAAAGCGTTTCTCGTTTTGATTTTTCTCATACTCTATGCACCGATTTTCTTTTTAGTCTTTTACTCTTTTAACAGCGGTGGAACGATGTATGACTTTAAAGGGTTCACGATGGAGTGGTACAAGGAGCTGTTCCAAGATACGAGACTGTTGATCATTGTATTGAATACACTTGTGATTGCTTTATTATCTGCATTGATCGCAACGATCATCGGGGTGATAGGGGCAATTGGAATACGCTCCTTTACGAGCAGTAAAGCTAAAAATACGGTATTGTCATTGAATAATGTATTGATTGTCAGTCCCGATGTGATCATCGGTGCTTCCTTCCTGATTTTATTCACAATGGCCGGGATCAAGCTAGGATTCTACTCGGTACTGTTGTCGCATATCGCCTTCAGTATCCCGATCGTTGTGCTGCTGGTCCTTCCGAAACTTCAGGAAATGAGCCCTACTTTAATTGATGCGGCAAGGGATTTAGGGGCAAGCCGGTGGGATGTATTGACCAAGGTCATCCTTCCATACATCCTACCAGGTATCTTTGCTGGTTTTTTTATGGCATTGACTTATTCACTTGATGATTTTGCGGTTACGTTCTTTGTGACCGGTAATGGCTTCTCCACTCTTTCTGTGGAAATCTATTCATTGGCACGCCGTGGAATTTCATTGAATATCAATGCACTGTCGACACTGCTGTTCGTCGTGACACTGCTGTTGGTTGTCGTTTATTACTTTATAACTCAACGTGTAAGGCAAACGGGAATGGGGGGTAAACGATGA
- a CDS encoding ABC transporter substrate-binding protein, with protein sequence MKRLVQMFLIISLVSALLLYAISRLNSSQGFTSSNTLTIYNWGDYIDTDLIERFEEETGIKVIYETFDSNEAMMTKIEQGGTTYDIAIPSEYMIDKMRQEDLLVPLDHSKLPNLKNIDERFIDLPFDPENKYSVPYFWGTVGIVYNSKMLGGKEITAWADLWDTDLKNEILLTDGAREVMGMGLNSLNYSLNDIDEEHLQEAKSKLDALTPNIKAIVGDESRMLLEAQEAAIGLVWSGVASEIMAENEDLEYVVPKEGSNLWFDNMVIPKTTKNVDAAHQFINYMLDPKVAAQNAEYVSYSTPNKEALKYMPEEVVKDERFYPSPELTKKLEVYENLGKKNLAHYNELFLEFKMHRK encoded by the coding sequence ATGAAAAGGCTTGTCCAAATGTTTTTGATCATCTCCCTCGTATCGGCTTTGCTTCTATATGCGATTTCAAGATTGAATTCATCACAGGGGTTTACGAGCAGCAATACGCTTACCATCTATAATTGGGGCGATTACATCGATACCGATCTAATCGAACGTTTTGAAGAAGAGACGGGCATAAAGGTCATTTATGAGACATTTGATTCGAATGAGGCCATGATGACAAAGATCGAACAGGGCGGTACGACTTATGATATTGCCATTCCGTCTGAGTATATGATCGATAAGATGAGGCAAGAAGACTTGCTTGTCCCTTTGGATCATTCCAAGCTTCCGAATTTGAAAAATATTGATGAGCGATTCATCGATCTGCCATTCGATCCGGAGAATAAATATTCCGTGCCGTATTTCTGGGGAACGGTTGGAATTGTATACAATTCCAAGATGCTCGGTGGAAAGGAAATAACGGCCTGGGCGGATTTATGGGATACAGATTTAAAAAATGAAATCCTTTTGACGGATGGAGCTAGAGAAGTGATGGGCATGGGCCTGAACTCTTTGAATTATTCATTGAATGATATAGATGAAGAACACCTTCAAGAGGCAAAATCAAAGCTTGATGCCCTCACCCCGAATATTAAAGCGATCGTCGGAGATGAAAGCCGCATGCTATTGGAAGCCCAGGAAGCGGCGATTGGCCTGGTTTGGTCGGGAGTTGCTTCTGAAATCATGGCTGAAAACGAAGATCTCGAATACGTTGTTCCAAAAGAGGGGTCCAATTTATGGTTTGATAATATGGTCATCCCGAAAACAACCAAAAATGTCGATGCGGCTCACCAGTTCATCAACTACATGCTGGACCCGAAAGTTGCGGCACAGAACGCTGAATATGTAAGTTACTCGACACCTAATAAAGAAGCACTGAAATATATGCCTGAAGAAGTGGTGAAGGATGAACGTTTCTATCCATCGCCGGAACTGACGAAGAAACTGGAAGTGTACGAAAACCTGGGGAAGAAAAACTTAGCCCATTACAACGAACTCTTCCTTGAATTCAAGATGCATCGTAAATAA
- a CDS encoding GNAT family N-acetyltransferase, which produces MEKEIGTITLTPYLPEHLHQLSQFYLPGTQTPFSALPEESLKYCREDCDRHPIVILADGIPVGFFVLHIGENIAPFTSDKKAILLRGFLIDQKHQGKGIANKALQILPEFAKGIFPNKDSIILAVDVMNVIAKILYAKSGFQDTGIQKEGRSGVMEIMEYRLDTLNKDME; this is translated from the coding sequence ATGGAAAAGGAAATCGGGACCATCACCTTAACACCTTATTTACCGGAACATCTTCACCAGCTTTCCCAGTTTTATTTACCGGGTACACAAACCCCTTTTTCAGCTTTGCCGGAAGAGTCACTGAAATATTGCCGGGAAGATTGCGACAGGCACCCTATCGTAATATTGGCCGATGGTATCCCTGTTGGCTTTTTCGTTTTACACATTGGCGAAAACATCGCCCCTTTCACCAGTGATAAAAAAGCGATATTACTCCGTGGATTTCTTATTGATCAAAAACATCAGGGCAAAGGGATTGCGAACAAAGCGTTGCAAATCCTTCCGGAATTCGCAAAAGGGATTTTTCCAAACAAGGATTCGATCATTCTGGCAGTGGACGTCATGAACGTGATTGCAAAAATTCTTTATGCAAAATCGGGGTTTCAGGATACAGGGATTCAGAAGGAAGGCAGAAGCGGGGTGATGGAGATAATGGAATACAGATTAGATACGCTGAACAAGGATATGGAATAA
- a CDS encoding YtxH domain-containing protein, which produces MTQSTIETQTNSKLLKGILIGGLVGGALTLLDSNTRNKVKRSAVLLKDNSMNMFEQVKENPGEMKEQMVSGVKGATETIKEAISDVETLYETVNEDVVGKVSEVKDISTDALGTAKEATSELKDISSKVVVAGKQLKETPSQSLKSDNDKGEKESDEIVKKSGLSNQKSISSNF; this is translated from the coding sequence ATGACTCAATCAACTATCGAAACTCAAACGAATAGCAAACTTTTAAAAGGGATTCTAATCGGGGGGCTTGTTGGTGGTGCGTTGACCTTACTTGACTCCAACACAAGAAATAAAGTAAAGCGTTCAGCCGTCCTTTTAAAAGACAACTCCATGAATATGTTTGAACAGGTCAAGGAAAACCCTGGCGAAATGAAGGAACAGATGGTATCAGGAGTCAAAGGGGCAACCGAAACGATTAAAGAAGCAATCAGTGACGTCGAAACATTATATGAAACCGTCAATGAAGACGTGGTTGGTAAAGTATCGGAAGTAAAGGATATCTCCACTGATGCCCTTGGTACAGCGAAGGAAGCAACAAGTGAATTAAAAGACATCAGTTCAAAGGTGGTCGTTGCCGGTAAACAGCTGAAAGAAACGCCATCACAATCATTGAAATCCGATAATGATAAAGGTGAAAAAGAGAGTGATGAAATCGTTAAAAAATCTGGATTATCCAATCAAAAATCAATTTCATCCAACTTCTAA
- a CDS encoding Na+/H+ antiporter, producing MEFFLVILALLILIGVSNVINHFIPFIPVPLIQIALGVILALLPLGMHVEMETELFLLLFIAPLLFNDGKNVPRTALWKLRAPILMLALGLVFITVWAGGYLINWMIPSIPLPAAFALAAILSPTDVVAVSALASRVKLPKSIMHLLEGEGLMNDASGLVAFKFAVAATVTGVFSLVDATFSFIWIAIGGFVGGAILAFIIIRLRVFLRRLGMEDVTMHMLIQILTPFIIFLAVEHFHLSGILAVVAGGIVHAIERDREISPTVELQVVSKSTWSVILYVLNGLVFVLLGLQIPSVAKTIFQDPAFNNGQVILYIVIITLFLFALRFIWLTAAWSIGWMTKKAEAQKPDLKAAGIITISGVRGAVTLAGSFSIPYVLADGSPFPERSLIIFIAAGVILLTLIVASVFLPIVARSEEEEVVDKQADKTKAAAIHSHQAAIRVIESQMTDENREAALSIISRYCTKINELSYIEQEKEPAALREEEKDLRFKALEAEQRFLDKLIKDEKVDRETAYICKEYIQRMEGAVTNRLKFRFFRSVTLFRRSMLRVLKLFFPNKSEIRKINLERLEKVRDLKIRMYKAAIQEIQAGITADNHKTSSMIIDEYKVLILKCKRENRGRTPSKMVEYERELFYKAIQAERDEVQDMFEKRQISRDVANILRQQINLREALTINENTH from the coding sequence ATGGAGTTTTTTCTTGTTATATTAGCTCTTCTTATATTGATTGGAGTGTCTAATGTAATTAACCATTTTATACCCTTTATACCTGTACCATTAATACAAATAGCACTGGGTGTCATATTGGCACTTTTACCCCTGGGTATGCATGTTGAGATGGAGACGGAATTATTTTTGCTATTATTCATCGCACCCCTATTATTCAATGATGGTAAAAATGTACCACGAACAGCACTTTGGAAGTTGAGAGCACCCATTCTGATGCTTGCACTAGGCCTGGTATTCATAACGGTTTGGGCAGGCGGGTATTTAATTAATTGGATGATCCCTTCGATACCATTGCCGGCAGCGTTCGCTTTAGCGGCCATTTTGTCACCTACGGATGTAGTGGCAGTAAGCGCTTTGGCTAGTCGGGTCAAGTTACCGAAGAGCATCATGCACCTTCTCGAAGGCGAAGGGCTAATGAATGATGCCTCAGGTTTAGTTGCCTTTAAGTTTGCCGTTGCAGCTACAGTCACTGGTGTTTTCTCCTTAGTGGACGCAACCTTCAGTTTCATATGGATTGCAATTGGTGGGTTTGTAGGTGGAGCGATACTAGCTTTCATCATTATCAGGCTTCGTGTATTTCTTCGCCGTTTAGGGATGGAAGATGTCACGATGCATATGCTGATCCAAATCCTAACTCCTTTTATTATTTTCCTCGCTGTGGAACATTTCCACCTTTCTGGGATTTTGGCAGTCGTGGCTGGGGGAATTGTCCATGCCATTGAACGAGATCGGGAAATATCACCAACTGTAGAACTTCAAGTCGTTTCAAAGAGTACATGGTCCGTCATTTTATATGTATTGAATGGTCTTGTATTCGTTTTGCTTGGCTTGCAAATCCCAAGCGTTGCGAAAACTATCTTTCAAGATCCAGCCTTCAATAATGGACAAGTGATCCTTTATATCGTGATCATTACACTTTTCCTCTTCGCTTTACGATTCATTTGGCTTACGGCTGCCTGGTCGATTGGCTGGATGACGAAAAAAGCGGAAGCCCAAAAACCAGACTTAAAAGCTGCTGGAATCATTACCATTTCCGGTGTTCGCGGAGCTGTAACGTTAGCGGGTTCGTTCTCGATTCCATATGTGTTGGCAGATGGAAGTCCTTTTCCTGAGCGTTCGTTAATCATTTTCATTGCAGCGGGTGTAATATTGCTGACACTGATTGTTGCGAGTGTATTTCTGCCAATCGTGGCACGGTCAGAAGAAGAGGAAGTGGTGGACAAGCAGGCTGACAAAACGAAAGCTGCTGCCATTCACTCACATCAAGCCGCTATTCGGGTGATTGAGTCCCAAATGACAGATGAAAACCGTGAAGCGGCTTTATCGATCATTTCCAGGTACTGTACCAAGATCAATGAACTGTCCTATATAGAACAGGAGAAAGAACCGGCTGCATTAAGGGAAGAAGAGAAGGACCTTCGCTTCAAGGCCCTTGAAGCAGAGCAAAGATTCCTGGATAAACTTATTAAGGATGAAAAAGTGGACCGGGAAACGGCGTATATATGCAAGGAATACATCCAGCGTATGGAAGGCGCCGTAACAAATCGACTGAAGTTCCGTTTTTTCAGGTCAGTAACGCTTTTCAGAAGAAGTATGCTAAGGGTTTTAAAATTATTTTTCCCTAATAAAAGTGAAATAAGAAAAATCAATCTTGAGAGATTGGAAAAGGTCAGGGATCTTAAAATCAGGATGTATAAAGCTGCCATCCAAGAGATACAAGCCGGAATTACAGCCGATAATCATAAGACATCCTCGATGATCATAGACGAGTATAAAGTGTTGATTTTAAAATGCAAACGTGAAAATAGAGGCCGTACCCCGAGTAAAATGGTCGAATATGAAAGAGAGCTGTTCTATAAAGCGATCCAGGCAGAACGGGACGAAGTGCAGGATATGTTTGAAAAACGACAAATCTCCCGTGATGTTGCCAACATACTCCGCCAGCAAATCAATTTACGGGAAGCACTGACAATCAATGAAAATACACACTGA
- a CDS encoding MarR family winged helix-turn-helix transcriptional regulator: protein MTNEKVTGLIDRYMKVSFNVNKMGELLIKDQICDVLTNEQYYTLRFIQQQRLCTSTEISDAFYINKSAVTSNINRLEGKGLIEREQDLVDRRVFHLKLSKVGEALLQETENKIHKLVESIMTKFDYEEIVGFLDTYEKLSQIFIQMKNEEWEGI, encoded by the coding sequence ATGACTAATGAAAAAGTTACTGGATTGATTGATCGATATATGAAGGTGTCTTTCAATGTCAATAAGATGGGGGAGCTTCTAATAAAAGATCAGATTTGTGATGTGCTGACGAACGAACAATACTATACTTTACGGTTCATTCAACAACAGCGGTTGTGTACATCGACGGAAATCAGTGATGCCTTTTATATTAATAAGAGTGCCGTCACATCCAACATCAATAGGCTGGAAGGCAAAGGATTGATAGAACGGGAACAGGACCTGGTTGACCGAAGGGTCTTTCACTTGAAGCTTTCAAAAGTGGGGGAAGCATTGTTACAGGAAACGGAAAATAAGATTCATAAGTTGGTAGAGAGCATCATGACGAAATTCGATTATGAAGAGATCGTAGGATTCCTTGATACATATGAGAAGCTTTCACAAATTTTCATTCAAATGAAGAATGAGGAATGGGAGGGAATATAA
- a CDS encoding ABC transporter permease: MKNKISRNIYFIPYVLWIALFVIAPILLILYYSFFDIEGNLSLINYQKFFTPVYLKMTLSSFWYAFLITGISLLVAYPTAYLLTKTKHKQLWLLLIIVPSWINLLLKAYAFIGIFGTYGVANGFLEAVGIGKQQILFTDFSFIFVSVYIFIPFMILPIFNALDKMNPTLLDAANDLGASRWMTFRRVIFPLTLDGVKTGCQVVFIPALSLFMLTRLIAGNRVITLGTAIEQHFLVTQDWGMGSTIAVFLIIIMFLIMFVTGNRKQGV; this comes from the coding sequence ATGAAGAATAAAATATCCCGGAATATTTACTTCATACCCTATGTCTTATGGATTGCTTTATTCGTGATCGCGCCCATTTTGTTGATCCTTTACTATTCCTTCTTTGATATTGAAGGCAATCTATCTTTGATTAACTATCAAAAGTTCTTTACGCCAGTATATTTAAAAATGACTTTAAGCTCATTTTGGTATGCGTTCCTGATTACGGGGATATCCCTTTTAGTTGCTTATCCGACAGCATATTTGTTAACGAAAACCAAGCATAAGCAGTTGTGGCTTTTGCTGATTATCGTACCTTCATGGATCAATTTACTTTTGAAGGCATATGCCTTCATTGGTATCTTTGGCACGTATGGTGTGGCGAATGGTTTTCTGGAGGCGGTAGGAATCGGAAAGCAGCAGATTCTCTTTACCGATTTCAGCTTCATATTCGTTTCGGTTTATATTTTCATCCCGTTCATGATCTTACCTATATTCAATGCGCTTGATAAAATGAATCCAACTCTTCTGGATGCGGCCAATGACTTGGGGGCGTCCAGATGGATGACATTCCGCCGAGTCATTTTTCCATTGACGTTAGATGGTGTAAAGACGGGATGCCAGGTAGTCTTCATTCCTGCACTTTCATTGTTCATGCTTACAAGACTGATTGCCGGTAACCGCGTCATTACGCTAGGTACGGCTATCGAGCAGCACTTCCTTGTGACACAGGATTGGGGAATGGGTTCCACAATTGCGGTATTTTTGATTATTATAATGTTCCTGATTATGTTTGTAACGGGTAACCGAAAGCAGGGTGTGTAA
- a CDS encoding helix-turn-helix domain-containing protein: protein MQIGKKIKNLRLKKGLTQEELGERTDLSKGYISQLERDLSSPSIETLFNILEVLGCTPKQFFDEEDQVQKVVYEEEAQTFFIDEERGYQIQWLVPESNEKEMEPIRLTLQEKGEFKQFEPSLSETFGYVLSGRVIVKLGKHTYFVKAGESIYFHASDEHQIINDFEGPSELLLVVTESYL, encoded by the coding sequence ATGCAAATTGGAAAAAAAATAAAGAACCTTCGCTTGAAAAAAGGATTGACCCAGGAAGAATTGGGGGAAAGAACGGATTTAAGCAAAGGATATATTTCACAGTTGGAAAGGGACCTTAGTTCCCCTTCAATTGAAACTCTTTTCAATATTTTAGAAGTACTTGGCTGCACACCGAAGCAATTCTTCGATGAAGAGGATCAGGTCCAAAAGGTAGTGTATGAAGAAGAGGCACAAACGTTTTTCATTGATGAAGAACGCGGGTATCAAATCCAGTGGCTCGTGCCTGAGTCGAATGAGAAGGAAATGGAACCTATTCGACTGACTCTCCAAGAAAAGGGGGAGTTCAAACAATTTGAACCATCCTTGTCGGAAACATTCGGCTATGTATTAAGCGGAAGAGTCATTGTAAAGCTTGGTAAACATACGTATTTCGTCAAGGCAGGGGAATCGATTTATTTTCATGCTTCAGATGAACATCAAATCATCAATGATTTTGAAGGTCCTTCCGAGTTATTACTCGTGGTGACGGAATCATACTTATAG